The genomic interval CAATCTGTTTCTTTTGAACACCACTGATTTCAATACTTGTGTTAGATGGAGTTCATTAACAAAACaataatgaaacaaaataaacatataaaactATGATCTTATaataaattacaataataactTTTCTTCTACTGTACTGAAATGTAGTTTTCCTCTTAGTCTGGTTGCTCTATTGAAATAAAGTTCTTTTTCCTGATTCAAATATCATAATTAAGTCAATCAATattaaattacttaaaataaaataaaaagacttAGACTTACTTCATTTGTCATACACTTCCATGCTTTAAAAGCCTTTTTATGAACctattttttcaaaagaaatgtTAATTACCAATGacttcaaataattaaaatatcaattttttttaatttcacttaCTCTTTTAACATTCTCTGAATCaacatttatttctttataattattttcaaattcctCCCTGTAATAATGGTTGTTAGTAACCAATAAATCAAAAGTACAAAATTAGAAACATATTTTAGATGACTATATTTACATGAAGAGTTCAATGGCAATGGATGGATGTTGGAGTGTCTTAAGATCTTTTTCAAGTGTGACAACTCCAACTGTAAGGTCTTCTGATTTCCTGGATAATAAAATAGTAGAATGTATTCCAAAACaagattaacaaaattaattaataaataatataaaaacaaaataaagaaaaaatgttataCAAGTTCACCCCTTAGCTAATTTCGTGttagttttctctgtttttctctttttgctTCTAGGAGTGGCCTGACTTTGTTTCTACATTAAAGTAAACAAAATGTAATGTGTAATATCTAATTCAATAATAAgtttaatgtaaaatttaaattatataccTCAACAACAATTTCTTCTTGTAGATCTTGGGTCATTACTCCTGGAATACAACTTTGCAATTGAGTGAAAGCAGATTTGATGTTGTTTAAAAGATCAATTTTCATTGCTTCTACTTGCTGTTTTAGCTTGGCTTCCATCTCCTCttgcattttttcttttatccttTGAAGCTCAACTTGGGCATTTTTTTGAACTTCATCAACTAATTTTTGTATCTCAATTTGAGATTTTGATCCCCACAAGTATGAAGGCACAACCCCTTTTCCATAGGTTTGTACATATTCATGTCGCTCTTTTCCAAAGACTTGGGAAAATACATCATCGAAAGTTGAATTTTTATCTCGTTCTTCTGAACTAGAAGCAACTGCATCCTCAAGCTTTGACTAAAACACCATGACCTTGCCTAAAAATAACCTCCCTATGTACCAATCAATATGGCCAATGAATGTAAGTTATGCACAGTCATGCACCAAGTTGCAACATTCACTAAGGAATATTTTGCATGTGACATAAAATGACtaattaagaaagaaagaacACGTTGTATCAAGATCGAATCTTGAAAAGTAATAACATACtagtttatttaaaataattatttataaaataaaaatataaaacttatttaagaaacagattaaagaaagagttaaaaaaatattcttattttatgttattagaaatggatttttttttgaaaaaataaacacaaataaatttttgtataaatCTAGTGAATTTCTCCGTCCTTCAATTAGGAAAGAGGATAAAAGAAGGAAGAAACCGACCAAAAGCCACACCATAGCTTTCAATTAAAGCAATATAATTGAtataaatatctttaaaattattaaacatgTTGTTCATCCTTTTCTAAATTCTTCTAAATATTGCTatcacttttaaattttaactctATGCTTTCGAGGTCCTCTATGTTTGTAAGGAAAAGTAACCTTTCAATTGTCAAAAGTAACCAAAAGTTAGAAATTACTTAAAGATGTTAAAAAAGTTAATTGATGGCAAAAAATTGATATTTGGAAATTGTAAATTGTATAAATTGAGATCTCTTATATCATGATAAGGTTATACACTATCTTTATAAAAGTTTGAACACTTAATTTTTGTGTTTGAAAAATAATGATCAATTCTTGTTTGAAagtattcttaaaaaaaaaatcaaaattatgtCAAATAACTAAGattaagagaaaagaaaactaaaagagaCATATAACTATACCAACAAGGATAGCACAAATAAATATCTTTTCtacatttttatttacaaatagatttgagaaaatatttagagaaatattttcaaatattctCTTCTAACCTTTTATGACTTCCTTGTGCCAACCTTCTTTTGCATATTCTTGCTAGTGTTTGTTAagtttttaatctttattttcCCTCTCTTGTATTCTTATTGTAACTTGAAAATAGGTATAGGTTTTCTTTAGTTTAGGATGTAATCATATCTTCCAATAATCAAATATACCCGGTCATAGTCACTTCGAAGTggtaaattactttttttttcctctttttttaattatcttgaCATTCATATTATGGTTACCTAAATGCAATTTGTTCTTATATTTATTCGATGACAACAGTGCATgagaatttgaaaaattaaccTTGACATCTTTAGCCAAAATACTCACATAATAACTCAACCTTACTTTGTTTGACCACAACTTCCTACCTGAAGATCATTTAACACTACTTTTAGAAAACACCAGAAATAATTACATTATAAATGACACATTTGCAATAGGAATGACCATAATCTCTTCTTAAACAGTAAAGGAACCCACCACGACCCCATCCcatttttatatacttttatcttttatcatcCCAAAAGTCAAAATTATCCTCAACTTTCAAAACATTCAAATTCAATGCCTATTTGTGCAACCTTTCATACTATGAGCAACTTCTTAAATCTAAAATGTCATAATTACTTGAACTTCCATATTAAGAGACACAATCTTAAACGCCATGACTCTTCACCACTCATCACTCCTACAGATTGGAGCAATTTACAGAGAGATCAAAAGAATCTTAGTCAAAGAAATAAGAATTTTCTTTCCTACCACTTCAAGACTCTTCATCACTTGTCAGTTCTTGAATCAAAGGGTTAGTGTAGAAATAAAGTTGAGAGGATCTTGGTCAAAGAAATGTATATTTTCCTTCCTACAACTTCAAGACTCTTTATCACTTAACATTTCTTAAGGTTGAGGGACTAATTTACAGATAAGTTCAAAAGgatcttgataaaaaaaatgaaaataatttttcttagacTCTTCATCTACCAAACCCTTCGGTCTAGAGAGTTAGTATAAAGTATATAAACTAAGATTTTCTATACTAAGAGACACTCTTAAAATCTTGAGTAACCAAGTAAATCTTGATCTTATACCACGACAACACActcaacaaaataattataGGGTTACCCCTTAACCAAAGGTTAACCTTGTATTTGGTACCCAATGAAGGTCAATACATGTaaaagcccattaaaataatataaatatgtaaaattttcaaaGTATGTATTATTCATTATTACATTATTATCTCATCTAACTTGAATGAAAGTTTTTTTCATTGACACTCTCCTATCCACTTTAAAGTGTACAAAAAAATGACATTTGAACCTACAAGAAAACATATTCTGACCTACTGTAAGAATACATACGAACCCACAAGAAAATGACAACCTAATCTTGTACGAGGTTACTTAACTCTTGTAATAGCAGAAATTGTTACaattatttgataaataaataaaatgatgaatgtaaatgtaaatttgacttttatatagtttttaatttagtttataaaatatactttaaGGTAATTAAGGtcttagtttttaaattaattataaagtcacaaaatcttttaatttttatatcaattatcttatttatatcattaatcatattatattttaaattatttttttaatcaaattaaaataaataaattaacatatATTTAAGGAAATTTCATGTTGattaatgtaataattaaaatatatcaaaatataatgttaacataatataataactaatgtAAGTGGTATATAcagtaaaagaaaattattaaataaaaactaattttagagataaaaattaattaatcattatattgactaaattatatatattttacagaCTACAAAAAtgattgatatctaaaataatttttattattaataaaatttataaatttgtttttaaattgatatctaattagatactaaggttttaactatcaactactttagtttctaaaattgatagctaaaacattgatatctaattagataccaattaactaattatatatcaatttagaaactagtttataaatataaaaattaatttaaatatcaataattttttagtctataaaataatatataatttagtaaatatagtaatcaattattttttgtctctaaaaatggTTTCTATCTAATAATTTTCTACTAGCtatagttaaaataaataatgtaaaaaaatagaaatacaaGAAATAAAACTCTATgttatgtaaaaatattaatgaatttaataaaggataaaaattaaatatattaaaaaggtAAAAACTGATACATTTCGTAATCTTATTTAAAatagcatttttttttaaaaagatttataAACTATTTGAAAACTTGTTTAACAAACATTACTAACTAATTTAGACAAGATTTTTTACTaatgaaaatgattaaaaactaattgaaagtgtttggcAAAGAATATCATAAAGATTACCAGGTATTATGGAACGTGCATATGCGTGTCTGTAATTAATAGGTTGATTCTTGCCACATACGTCAACTTAAgggctgtttcttcctgcacctccatatattcttcttccacctccatacatttttatatttccaaaaatacccctctataatatttcggattatgtaattcagaagtcttttttcaaattcgtaattagcttccgaattacataatccggaacccttttttcagatgcatgattagttttcagattatataatctggaaattttttttcaaatgcgtatccggattacataatccgaaaactactttatggggtgacacaagaaggttAAAAAGGTATTTTCACATTATGTATGGGGTGGCAGAAGAACCTATGGAGGTacaggaagaaagagtccaactTAAGACAAGCGAAGCCTAGATGTGTAATGGGCTCAAACTCTTATTCTTAGTACAATTTTGTGACATTACTTAAAAAAACTCACTTCATTACTTAAATGTCATGgtgtcattttatttttttcatttttatgtgaCTTTAAAAGTATTGTATGTATTCAAATGAGACTGGATAAATACAAATGAGtctttgaataatttattattttatattttaaaaaaaattaagcccaaataatttatttcataatttcatTACATACAATTCTATCATATTAGCATAAATCAAACAAGGTgatataaaatctaaaattgtAAACTTTATTTTCATCAAATAGTCAATAACCTCGCATTTAAACagttattcaaaatattatttgcataaaaaaatatgaagaaactTATTAATACCAATCCTTTAAGAATTAAAGTGGGTATTTAGTGAAAATTTATGGTGCGAATAGAAAGCAATGACGTTTTTCctgaaaaaaacaaaagaactaCTTATAACGTTCGTAAAGTTACctccattttttttctaagtGCTTTTTAAGGTTATAACCTGTAAATTAAAATTTGGAATTGTTATTGAAATTGTTATgtgattttcttttttctttttacctattttattgattaatttatctcttcattttattctttattttcctTCTTTACTATTGTTCTGGTTCAAATGTGCTTTTGGATACTTATCCTGAGTACTATGATATTTGTGTATGATATTTGTGTATGTATATGTGAACCAGACACaaatgattataaaaaattcaatgtCTATTTTACTTTAAATGTTGCTTTTATAGACGATTCAGACATTAAATAATGGAACTATCATCACATCCCATATAACAGGCGAAATGGATTAGCTATATTTTTGGGAGTGAGTTGTGTTGTTAGGCAGAATCTCGGTTCTAGTAGATTGTTATTTCACGAATATAGTTGAAATTAAGTGAGATTTTTCATAGATCGATCTCTTAAGGGTCGATCTCCTAAGGGTCAATCTTTCAGGATTGATCCGCACCACCAAGTCTTCAAAAAGATGAACTATTAAGTCTTTCATGGTCAATCTTTTATGAGTCGATCCATACCAATCAATGAGTCTTTTAGGTGTCTTTCCACACTACCAAGTCTCATTGGAATTTATTAACTTAATTCACACATTATTCATCTGGAATTGAGGCATAACTCCCATTaaacaataagaaaataattttacatgtAAGTCGTCTAAAGAACGATTCAATCATATCACATCATTTGACTTAGTTATTCAGAACCTCAAACGTACAATTATCatgataaatatattaaacaaatataattatttaagatTAAGGatataattaacaataatatttagtatatttttaaaaaatttaaatgacattttttttctgaaatcaatattaaaaaagaaacaaagtagTACTATTGCACTATTCTTTTTCCaagaaataagataaataaatatttgaaataactATTAAGGTACAGGTACTTTCagattgaaataaataatatagcCTTACTGATAATGCTGAAATCATAAAGAGCAATTTTATGGTTAGCCTTGAATTGAAAACTTTAACTTATGGGATGTTAAGTGAGAAGTTTATACTTTCTGAAAATCCTAAATTGGAaaccttttcttttatttaaccAAGtccatttctttttatttaagcTGTTCCAAATGTTGAATCAACTAAGCtttaacaaaattacaaaattatactACACAATcactattatttatatatatatatatatgataattagtaactttaaaaaaaattactaaatcaAAGAAAATGTTACTAATAtgatttagtaacattttattaggggtggcaaagcgggctACCCCGCCCCGCTTGACCCGCAAAAATGCGGGTTGGGTTGGTCCGtcccgcaaagttattgcgggctaGAATTCTTGACCATCCCGCATAAGAGTTGGCCCgcgttcttttttattttaattaattaatttttttttatattttgttcttaaaaaattgttaaaaaattgtcaaattaaacctatatatttgttactatcaaacttaaattttttttttcttccttttcaaacatagttaagcatcaaaacattaaatattaagataaatatcaaatatcactattcttccacttccaaaacattaaaaatacctaattccaaaacattaaacataaacattaattcaaaaacattaaacataaacattattgacattcttccatttcaataacattggatgccgTCTTAGAAGAACTGTCATGCACTTTTTCAAACATAAACGTAATTATGTTGCCCTGCTACTGCTaagtgaaattttatttttcttgcgggttagcgggccagcccgccccgctgCTAGCCCGCGCGGGCCGTGGGCTAATGCGGGTTAACGGGTTGAAAAGGTCAGcccgccccgcgttttttaccAGCGGGTCGGCCCGCCCCACTTTGTCATCCTTACATTTTATCCAATGTAATGAATAGTCAATATTTCTAAAGATTTTTActaacatttttacatattaataGAGATATTTATAAAGCTAATATTTGGCATACTCTCATATTCCACATACATAACTCTCATATTTGGCTATGCAATCCTTATATGTTACATATAATCTTTCATGAACAACGTTATTTCTAGTTTTCCACAAAGATATCCTAATattgaaaatcattaaaaaagaTAGGAAAAACATGGAGAAGAAGTTATGCATCTCAGTTGGAACAATGATGTTCTGAGACATACCTTCAGTTATAATCCTAAATAGAGATCCACGGTTATCACTTGAGTAAGAGTTGGAGTTGGAGATTAACTGCATCAAGAAATCTATATAAtgcaaataagaaaaatattttaaatctcCAATTATTActagaagaaaagaaactaataaaaactaaataactaCATATGTTTTATTTACACTTTGTGGTGGGACAGGATGTGAAGTTGAACAAGTAGAtctatcaaataaaaataattaatattatcataaCACTACCAAATCAGAATCAACACATTTTGTATCAAATCAATGAGAGAATCACCCTAAACAAAAATTATCAGCATTTTAATACGGAAATCAAACACAAATTAATCATAATAAATGAGACAACAATAGTCACCTACTAAAAAGAACACtcaaatgtaaaaaataaaagcaaagtgagaatgaaaacaagaacaaattgaagttgAACATGAGAGAATGAAAAAATCTTACCTCCGTTTGAGCGAGAGAACAAGACAGTGAAACGCACATAGAAATAGCAATGACAATGACAATCACACACAGCAGTAGCTATATGACCGAGCGAACAAGCAAGATGGAGACGGAGCATGTAGAAGAGAGTGAAACGTGAGGAAGAGGAAAGACACTATGAGAGTGAGGAAGAGGAATGGCACTGAGTGAGGAAGAGGAACGTGAGAGATTGATATTGAGAGTGAATCAGCGAGAATGACATAgaaaaaataagattaaaattgACAAAGGAAAACAAGTGTGAGAGAGTTGAAattgagaaaataatttttatgaattacagttatgtataatatttaaaaatttgattaagttaatttttttttaaataattctagtttaaatttactaattataatatttatttataaaatgttacTATTTATTTAGTCTATAgtgatatttatataaaaattgttactatagtaattaaaatctatgtttattttattaatagtgatatttatgtaaaaaaaatgttactatagtaattaaaattgatatattgtaacattttaaataaatgtaacTATAGATAGAAAATGTTGCAGTGAATGTTGATCTAAATAAGGCTCATATAATCATTTagttatttagttattatttattgaaaatgttTATTCCTGTTAAGAAAATAGATGTCACGTCTTTCATTAGATCTAAGAACGGATAAAAGACATACGAGGATAAGCCCTAGTTCTAATCTTCTCagttttagaagaaaaataaaactaagaTTAACTTATATATGAGATGATTTTTCgtattaatattttcaatagCTATTGTTAAATAAGTTAGTTTTAATTTGtggataaatttattttttctttaacttttttatcCAAAGGTATCCTAAACTTAAGCATAACTCAAGAAGAAAGAACACTTCAATTACAGACTGAGTGTGTAACTAATCACGGTATGATtcacaattatttatatatggAATCATTGATTTCATCTGTATCTGTCTAATACGACATTAGTTATGTTATAATGTATGATCCAAATCCCTTTTCTACATTACATTGCCCATATAATGTAAAAATTCATCACAAATTTAACTGTTACTCTGACGAAAGACTCATAAATTGGTTGATTGGTTGCATGCTCAGATCTAAATATGCACAGACTGGTTTTGTTTGCCAAATTCTATAACTATGAATTTTCTCACTGACTTCGTATGGTGACATGGACAGAATTGGTACTGAAACATGCGCACGAATGATTATTcagtgatttaaaaaaaaaatacatgtttaTTTCATAGATATTATTAGCCTCAATATCTATGAATAATTGAATTTGGTGATGAATTTATAATTCCTCACGGGGCAGGGTATGCGTAAAAATTAGCAGATAAAATATAAAGcatgataattttaaaatatttacagcCACAAATGAAAAATTGTCCAATGTTCACCTCCACTCCACTCCCCTCTCCTGTCTCCTACCACAACCTCAACAAACCAAAGTAATTCAAATCACAAACACTACTGGATCCAATATCCTAACTTTTTTTCACCCAAAAAATGGGGTATCAGAGAAAAGAATTACAATCAAgagaagttaaaattaaaaaaataaaaataaaagacttCTTTATCACTTTTCCTTTCCAAAGTAAAATTGGCATTTCTAAAGTGGTCATCTACCCtcatttttttcattgtttaaaTGCAATGACCCGTCCCTCATCAAAGTCAGGCTCAGACTCGCAAACCTCTCTCGCGAGTACTGCCTTGATGCTTTTCTCCAATCTGTCCCAGCCTTCATCATTGTGGCAAATTCATCGTAACTTATCCTTCCATCCTGCAATTTCATCACCAAAACATCAATGGGAGGTTCCAAATAAAGCactttaattataacatttttttattaagatcaCACTCTAAATAAAGCACCATGTAGGTGAAGTCAATAGGCTCGACCTTTTAATTATAACCAGACAAAAATCAACCAAAAAGAAATTTTATCTACTAAGTGAAAATGGACTGACCTTGTCTGTGTCTACATCATGCATAATTGCATTGGTAACTTCTTCACTGTTTGTTTCAACCTCATCAGATAACGCGTTACGCAGTTCTTCAATCTCAATATACCCACTTTGGTTTTCATCAAAAAATTGGAAGGCTTTACGAAGATGCTCATCATTTCCCATCTTTCTCAGATGAACAGAGATAGCTACAAACTCTCCATAATCTAGGTGTCCATCCTTGTCTACATCACCCTGTAAAAACAGTCCCATATGTTAGGAGTGAACAAGACAACCTTCTGAGGGCAtgtattttataatatgatttAACAGACACTAAACAACGATGTAGCACTTTTAATTACGAAGTTTCTTTCTAGGAGGAAAGGATATGGCACTTGGGAAGAATTAAGAATGCCTGCTTGTGGCTGAATTATTCTAAAGCATACCATGTTAAAGAATCAATAACCTATTGATGTTTGCAATTTAGTTTGgcatattaaaaagaaaatacgCAAAAAAAGACCTCGATCTTATAAAAAGTAGGTACTTTTTTAAATATCAGTTCTGGAGAAAAGGTTCCAGATATAGGGCGATATAGTAAAAATTAGTACTCACAGCTTCCATAAGAATTTGGACATCTGAATCAGGAACTTGATGGCCTAATTTATGCAACCCTACTCGTAGttcatcaatgttaattttgcCTCTGTTATTTGTATCCATAAGCTTGAACCCCTCTTTTAGCCCAGCAGCTTCTTCTACTGTCAAGTGCTCTGCGATCACCTGTTAGCGAAAAATATCACCCATTAAGAGAAAAATGAGTAATCCTGAATTAGAAAGGTCATATAGATTAACGATTCAGGGATGATTGCCAAAGAAGTATTGAAATATTGGTGAGAACATTACCCTTAAAGCCCTTTTCTTAAGCTTGTTCATTACAGAAAATTGCTTGAGCCTTGCTCTAACAGTTTCGCCTAAAGAAACATTAGGAGCTTTCTTTGCATTTTGTAACCACGGATGATCTGCACTTAGTGAACAAGAAATGTTATAATCCTCGTATtacaattttgtaaaatttaaagGGAAAAAAATAATCCATTATGCTGAGCAGAAAATTTTATGAACAGTGTACACTTTTCTTCATCTCTCAAGAATTTATATAAATTGCATGTTACCTATCACTTCCTGTGCAGTTAGCCGCCGCCTTGGATCAGGATCTAGCATCTTCCTCACAAGGTCTTTCGCATTATCAGAAACTTTAGGCCATGGGTCCCTTTTGAAATCAACAATAGATCGTATGATTGCTTGTGCAACTCCTTGCTCAGTTTCTTCATTTTACAAAAAGAGGAAGAGAGACAAAATTTAGAAAGTCAAACTAATCAGATACAGAAGGCAACAAATTATAACGAAAAGAAATAGCACCGAAGTGAAGGGGGAAATGAATGAACAATTAAGTTTCTTAAATCCTCTCTCTTCTAATgtcaaacataaaaataaaatacagagAAGATTATAAAACGTAAAAAAGACACTATATACAAATGAACCATCCTTATTCACACCAGAACAGAGAAAGTTGCCCATGAATTCCTGGGAATAATACCCCTTCCATCAATGCAATTAGCCATCTATGCATCTCATTCATACTTGCATGAAAAATCATGCAAATGAATCAATAATAATGTTTAACATCCACTTATTTTTCTTCCACCAATTTCTCTTTATTATAAAAGTATGAAGATAGCATAGTACACGATAAGCATTGGTTGCATGAACTTCTTAGTAACTTAAAAGTGGAAAATTTAATAACTCAGTCTCTGAAAAACCGAGACAAAGCTAACCTGCCCAAAATGGTGGAACACCACAAAGTAAGATGTATAGAATTACTCCAGCACTCCAGATATCTACTTCTGGCCCATAATTCCGCTTCAATACCTCAGGAGCCATGTAATATGGACTTCCAACTATCTCATTAAATCTTTCCCCTGGCAAAAAATGGCAAATTTTCAGCGCACGATAGATCAATAAAAGCAACATTGCAGCAATACAAAGAAAATAAGTCAATATTATTAAGCAATTCATGCACAAACTAAAAGCATTACCTGGTTTAAAGAACACTGACAACCCAAAATCTATAGTCTTCAGAGCTGCAGTTTCCTTCTTATTTGCAAATAAAAAGTTTTCCGGCTTAAgatcccgatgcatcacaccaTGCTTGTGGCACATCTGAAACATAACATCAAACAAACCTCCACATAAGCACAAAAAGAAGAGTAAAGGCTCCCCACAGCACACAAACTGAAAAACAACAATGCACAACGAAACAAATTACTTCAACTGCCAGGTTCCCGATTCCTAGCTCATAACACAACCATTTATTGGCAAAAAAAGCAACCACCCAACCTTCACAAAATAGCTCACAAACCCAAACACGACAAAGCACTCCCCATTTATGAAATTCCATCTTAAATTTTTGGTAAAAAAACTCTAGTATCTTCTGAGAGATAATCTTGCTCCATTTCTTTTCCAACACCACGCATATCTTCcagaacaattacaagaaacaaaGTTCGTGTTCTAAGTAGTAAATCCAGAACTCGAATTCAAAACCCCAACTTAACCAGGAAAAT from Phaseolus vulgaris cultivar G19833 chromosome 1, P. vulgaris v2.0, whole genome shotgun sequence carries:
- the LOC137816168 gene encoding uncharacterized protein, which gives rise to MQEEMEAKLKQQVEAMKIDLLNNIKSAFTQLQSCIPGVMTQDLQEEIVVEKQSQATPRSKKRKTEKTNTKLAKGKSEDLTVGVVTLEKDLKTLQHPSIAIELFM
- the LOC137814070 gene encoding calcium-dependent protein kinase 32-like, which translates into the protein MGICCAKPSTQETENKKGKKGKKENPFAIDYGFNNTANANGSKLTVLKSPTGREIEARYELGRELGRGEFGVTYLCTDKESGEELACKSISKKKLRTAIDIEDVRREVEIMRHLPQHPNIVTLKDTYEDDNAVHLVMELCEGGELFDRIVARGHYTERAAAAVTKTIVEVVQMCHKHGVMHRDLKPENFLFANKKETAALKTIDFGLSVFFKPGERFNEIVGSPYYMAPEVLKRNYGPEVDIWSAGVILYILLCGVPPFWAETEQGVAQAIIRSIVDFKRDPWPKVSDNAKDLVRKMLDPDPRRRLTAQEVIDHPWLQNAKKAPNVSLGETVRARLKQFSVMNKLKKRALRVIAEHLTVEEAAGLKEGFKLMDTNNRGKINIDELRVGLHKLGHQVPDSDVQILMEAGDVDKDGHLDYGEFVAISVHLRKMGNDEHLRKAFQFFDENQSGYIEIEELRNALSDEVETNSEEVTNAIMHDVDTDKDGRISYDEFATMMKAGTDWRKASRQYSRERFASLSLTLMRDGSLHLNNEKNEGR